From one Gracilibacillus salinarum genomic stretch:
- the metG gene encoding methionine--tRNA ligase → MNVFIGGAWPYANGSMHLGHIASLLSGDILARYYRAKGDNVLYVSGSDCNGTPITIRAKQEGVTPREIADKYHEEFSECFEKLGFTYDCYTRTDSAHHHKTVQEIFLKLVENEKIYQKAVEQAYCTTCDQFLPDRFVEGLCPNCVKDARGDQCDHCSKILEPLDLRDKKCKLCGDVPTTRNTEHFYFKLSTFQEPLQQYADNARSNGLWRDNANQLTARYLKEGLHDRAVSRDLPIGVSVPVHGYEDKKFYVWIEAVSGYYSVSRKWAKEHKRDDSVFWSKDTISYYIHGKDNIPFHSIIWPSILLGVKLEALPTHIVSNEYLTVEKKKLSTSKNWAVWVPDLLEKYHPDSIRYFLTINAPENRDSDFSWREFVYSHNSELLGAYGNFINRTLKFIEKSFDGRIPYAKVDASIKDEIKNLYTEIGKLIEETHFKQALDILFEYIRHANKYFDHQQPWVQVKDSPEECNNTLATCVYIIANMAQLLSPFLPFSSSEIKESLNISEFQWKPIERYDSKLKHVKPLFERVDVATIEVEVEKLKAQSFL, encoded by the coding sequence ATTTAGGGCATATTGCCAGTTTATTATCAGGAGATATTTTAGCACGATATTACAGAGCAAAGGGGGATAATGTCCTTTATGTCTCAGGAAGCGACTGTAATGGAACTCCTATTACAATCAGAGCAAAGCAGGAAGGTGTGACTCCAAGGGAAATTGCTGATAAATACCATGAGGAATTTAGTGAATGCTTTGAGAAGCTTGGTTTCACCTATGATTGTTATACGCGTACCGACTCTGCACATCATCATAAAACTGTTCAGGAAATCTTTTTGAAATTAGTAGAAAACGAAAAAATTTATCAGAAAGCGGTGGAACAGGCATATTGTACAACGTGTGACCAGTTTTTACCTGATCGATTTGTGGAGGGGCTTTGTCCGAATTGTGTAAAGGATGCAAGAGGGGATCAGTGTGATCATTGCTCCAAAATCTTAGAACCATTAGACCTTCGTGATAAGAAATGTAAACTATGCGGCGATGTTCCAACTACAAGAAATACTGAACACTTCTACTTTAAATTAAGTACATTTCAAGAACCGTTACAACAGTATGCTGATAACGCTAGGAGTAATGGTTTGTGGCGTGACAATGCAAACCAATTAACGGCAAGATATTTGAAAGAAGGATTGCATGACCGTGCTGTATCACGTGATTTGCCAATCGGCGTTTCGGTACCAGTACATGGTTATGAAGATAAAAAATTTTATGTGTGGATTGAAGCTGTATCAGGCTATTATTCAGTCAGTAGAAAATGGGCGAAAGAACATAAAAGAGATGATTCCGTTTTCTGGAGTAAAGATACAATCTCATATTATATACACGGGAAGGATAATATTCCATTTCATTCGATTATTTGGCCATCGATTTTGTTAGGGGTAAAGCTTGAAGCTTTGCCTACTCATATTGTTTCCAATGAGTATCTAACAGTTGAAAAGAAGAAGCTGTCTACAAGCAAAAATTGGGCAGTATGGGTACCGGATCTGCTTGAGAAATATCATCCAGATTCCATACGCTATTTCTTAACAATAAACGCTCCTGAGAATAGAGATTCCGATTTTTCGTGGAGAGAGTTTGTCTACAGTCATAACAGCGAACTATTAGGTGCATATGGTAACTTCATCAATAGAACGTTAAAATTTATTGAAAAATCTTTTGATGGAAGAATTCCATACGCTAAAGTGGATGCGTCTATCAAGGACGAAATTAAGAATTTGTATACTGAGATAGGTAAGCTGATCGAAGAAACGCACTTCAAACAAGCATTGGATATTTTATTTGAATATATCCGGCATGCCAATAAGTATTTTGATCATCAACAGCCATGGGTTCAGGTGAAAGATTCTCCTGAAGAATGTAATAATACATTAGCCACTTGTGTATATATCATTGCAAATATGGCTCAGTTATTAAGTCCATTTCTTCCATTTTCAAGTAGTGAAATAAAAGAGAGCTTAAACATATCGGAATTTCAATGGAAACCAATTGAAAGATATGATTCCAAATTAAAACATGTGAAACCACTATTCGAAAGGGTTGATGTAGCAACAATTGAGGTAGAGGTTGAAAAATTAAAAGCCCAGTCTTTTTTATAG